The region GTGGCGGACATCAATCAGGACGGCCAGCGCGATCTCATTGTGTCGCACAAGCACACGGATGATTCCATCGTGGTCTTCTATGGCACCGGCAAATTCAACTTTGGCGTATCCCAGGAAATCATGCTCGGCGCGGACCGCAACGTGCTGGAGGAGGGCATACAGGACATCACGGTGAGCGACTTCAACGGCGATGGATTCCCGGATATTGCCGCCGCATGTTACTCATCCGAGCGGGTGGTCGTCATGACCACGGACAACAGCAAGAATAAGCCCTTCCTGGAATTCGCGCAACAGTCCTATCAGTTCAAAGGGGGACAGCCGCGTGCGCTCTGCAGCGCCGATCTGAACCGTGACGGCAAACCAGACATCGCGGTCGCCCTGTGGGGCCTGAACTCGGTGGGACTCCTGCTCAACGAATAATCCGAAGGGCGGTTCAATCCTCCACCGGGCGAATGGCGAGAACTGACCGGCGCAGCGCGGAGAGATCCAACGCGTCCGGCGTGAGGTTGCCGAAGCGCACCTGATTGTAGAGTTCGATGGTTCGGAGCGCTTCCGCCGGTGCGCCCCAGCGCGGGCCGTGAAGTTCGGCGCACAACTCTTCCGCCGTCTTTCCCGCACACACCACGCCGAAACGCTGGAGGTGCCGCCGCAGGAGGAGGTAGAGGCGAACGACGCGAAGTTGCTGCGCGTTCAGGGGAAGATTCCTGGGTAAGGGAACCCAGCGCACGCGAACAATGGCCAGGACAAGCCCCACCAGGAGGCCAGTAAGTACAATAAGGGGGGTTACGAAACCCAACATGCCCATCGTGCCCGTCACTTGCTCGCCGTCCGCCGTCTCGGTCTTACCACGGAAGCCCTGTATCACCCCGATCGAAAAATTTTGAAGCCGCTCCACCTGCGCCGCCCGATCAAAGCCCACCACCTCGCGAAACCAGAACATCTTGGCTTTCAACAGACCCCGGGACGCCAGCATGGTCAACCGACTCAAACCGCTGCCCGGCGCATCGTCGCTGCGCGGAGATGGATCAAACTTGATCCACCCGGCCGTGGGGAACCACACCTCCACCCACAAGTGAGCCATGTTGGCGCGAATGGTGTAGGTCCTATCGGAATCATTCCACTCACCGCCCCGGTACCCGAGAACGACACGGGCTGGAATACCCTGACTCCGCACCAGTAGCGCCATGGCGGTGGCAAATTTCTCGCAGTGCCCTTTCCGGTCCCGCAGTACAAATTCATCAATGACCGAGCGCCCCTGCGTTGCGCTGTCGTCGAGCGAGTACAGAAAGTCCGGCCCAGACAGAAAGTTCTGAATCGAAAGCACCTTGTCGTACAGGGTGGGCCTGTCCTGCATCAGATTCCGGGCCAGCTCAATGGATTCTTCACTCAGCGGGCTGAGCGTCAGCACCTCAAGATCGGTCGGGTCCATCTCACTGAAATCAAGGGGGATCTTTCTGAGCTCTTCCATATCCGGCTCGCCCACTTCCGACCAGGCTTCGTAGTTCAGGCGTCGTGAGCCTTCCTTCCTCAGCCGCACCGTAAAGTCGTTGTCGCGGCCCCAGACCACTTCGATACCCTTCGCCTTGTCGTCCACGCGCACCCGTTGCACCAGATCCAGCACGGGCACACCATTTCGGGGCACGTCGTCCATGTAAACCACCTGATGCACGACCGTCGCGTTGGGTCGCATGAAGCGCTCCAGGCGCCGAACCTCGCCGTTTTCGTTGCGCTGCCCCTGGGAGAGATTCTTCACCCCGGGTTCCAGCAAGCGAACCGGCATGTTGTCCCAGCGATTGTCCCCGTATGTGTTCTGAGTCGTGACCCGCCAGTACAGCCAGTCAATGTTCTGTATCTGCCCGTCCGGTTCATCGGGAAACTGCACCAGCATCACCGGCGTCTGATCGTCACTGATGAGGCCGCCGGATTCCAGATCCACCGTATCACCCACGCCGACCGTTTGATTGTCCACCTGATTTCTGCCCAGTACGCCCGCCTCGATTCGGGGCGTGAGGAAGAACCAGAGCGTGGTGAAAACGATCACGGCCACCGAGAGAGACGCCGCTACGGCCGGCATGGAGGAGCCTTTGTCCTGAGGCTGATCCCGATAGGCGTGGTGCAGCATGTAGTCGAGCGACACCAACTCGACGTCGGAACCCTTGCCGCAGGCGAGTTCCTCCATCACGATACGCAGGGCCATGTTGGCCCACACCGCGCTGACCAGAAAAATGAGCAGAATTAAACCGATAATCGGGTCGGGCGTCAGTACGCACGCCGCGAGCAGGAGGAACAGCGACATGAGAAAAAGATGGTAGTAGTTCCTCACCTGCTTGACGTGCACCAGCGTATAACACTGAATGTAGATCACCAGCATGACCACGGTCGGGAGCAAGTCCAGCTCGACAAGACTCAAGGGCAGGAAACAGAAATAGGCGATGGTGATCGCCCGGGACAGCACGCCATAGATCGGGTGATTCGCGTCCAGTCGTTCGCCCGTGCGCCAGAAGGACAGGGCCAGAATGGGAATGAGCAGAATGGCGGGACCCACCTGGGGCACCGCGGCCAGGGCCAGGTAACCGGCAAACACGAACACGGACGTGGAACGCCGCAGCAATGGAGTGTGGGGACTATCCATGAACAAGCTCCCGAGGGTCCAGCACCCTTCCATGTCGCGCCTGGGTACCCCATTTATCCGGATCAGGCGACACGTGAAACACCATGGAATCCACCACGTCCAGCGCGGCAAGTTTCTCGGAGAAGGGTTGCGCGCCGTCGGTCGGCGCAACTTGGGCCAGCATGCGCAATACGTGCCGTTCGTGGCCCTTCCCTTCCCCCCCCGCCAGGAACACCTCCGGGGTGACGATGGAAACTTCATAGCGCCGCCTGAGCAACATGATGGCCACCGATGCGGTAAGCTCCACCGCTTCCTCGAAAGAGTCGTTGAAATTCTCCTGCGAGGGATCCATCGTCGTGTCCAGCGCGAGTATGACCAGCCGTGAGTTGTATCGCGCCAGTTCCCGCACGATCCACTTGCCCATGCGCGCGCTTATGCGCCACACAATTCGGCGGATGTCGTCGCCCACAATGTACTCCCTGAGGGCGAAGAACTCGTCGCCGTCTTCGCTGGCCTGGGTCGAAGCTTGCGAAGCCGTCGGGATGCGTTCCAGCGCGTTGGTGCGCACGGGATAGACGCGGGGATACACCAGAATCTCGGCCGTGTCCTCGAACTGGACCGAGGTCTCGATCAGTCCAAAGGGAAAGCCCGTTACCAGCCGGTACGGTTCCAGGATGTAAAGTCCGCGCCGGTCCTGGACTTCCTCCACCGCCAGGCGTGCGGCCTGCCCGGGCGGAATCTTCAGGACATAACCCAGGGCGGCGGTCGTCGCGCCCGAACGCTCGATTCGGACCGAAATGGCCGAGAACCAACGCCGCCGATTCTCAATCCGAAGATGTACCTGAAAGGGTTGCTTCCGATACGCGGCTTTGGGTGCATTCCGCTGCAACTCCACATCGCGCAAGGCGAGGAAAGCACAACACGCGGAGAGAACAACGAAACTGATTAATCCGCCGACGACGATGTAGAGCAGGTTGGCGCCGGTATTCCAGGCGGCCAGAAGTATCGGGAAGAGGATAATACAGAATCCCCATCCCGTGGCGCGCATTCGCACCTTTCGCTTCTTGTTCACCGTCGGCTTACTCATCAGACGGGCACTTCGGTCCGCTTGAGAATCTCGCGGATCACCCGCGCGCGCTCCTGCGCGGCCATGGAGAGATCCGCGCCTCGGGATTTGACCAGCAGTCGGTGGCTCAACACGGGTACGGCCATCTCCTTGACGTCGCCCGGCGTGACGTAATCCCGTCCCTCCACCAGCGCACGGGCCTGGCATACCTCGTAGAACGCCAGCGAGCCGCGGGGACTGGCGCCGAGCTGAACCTGCTCGTGCGTACGGGTGCCCTGAACAATAGCGAGCATATAGCGGGCCACCGAATCGTCCACGATTATCTCGCCCACGCGTTCCTGAAGCGCGAGGATTTCCTCCACCGTGAGCACCGGGTCCAAGTCATGAATGGCCTTCTGCGGGTTGCGCCGCCGCATGATGCGAATTTCGTCGGCGGGCGGCGGATAGCCCATCTCCACCCGGAGCGAAAAACGGTCCAACTGGGATTCGGGCAACACGTAGGTCCCCTCGTACTCAATGGGATTCTGGGTGGCCAGCACCATGAAGGGCTGGGGCAGTGGGTAGGTTCGCCCGTCGATCGAGATTTGATTCTCGCTCATGGCCTCCAACAGGGCGCTCTGAGTCTTTGGCGGGGTGCGGTTTACCTCGTCGGCCAGCACGATACTGGCGAAGATCGGCCCTTTTCTGAATTCGAAATCATTCGTCTTGGGATCCAGCATCGACACGCCGATGATGTCGGAAGGAAGCATGTCGCTCGTGAACTGAACCCGATTGAAGGTGCAGTCCAGCGAACGGGCTATGCTCTGCGCGATGGTCGTCTTGCCGATACCGGGCACGTCTTCGATCAGAATGTGCCCCCGGGCAAGCAGCCCGATGACGCACATCTTTACTACTTCGTGTTTGCCATAGACAACCTGCTCCATGTTGTCCAGTAATTTCTGAATCTGCGCAGCTACGTTCGGATCCATTCTCGCTCCAGCCCATTCCATCGGTAAAAATCTGCGGTCACGCCAAACACCATCCCCCTCGGAACTAACGTCTTTACGCGCTCAAAGCCAGCGCTCGAACCAGTCGTCCGCCGCGTCAAGCCCTTCATAAGTCATCTGATCCCCGTCATCATGGGTAAAATGCTCGATGGCGCGCGGCGCGCCAAAATACTTGTACAAGCGCTCCACCTGCTCCACCGCATCCCCACAACTCTCCGGATTCGCGTAGGCCGAGTCTCCCAGAGCGGTAATCACCAGCAGCGCGCTCGGCGCGGCCATGGCCAGCAGATGCTCCCAGTCAAACTCGAACTGGCCGCTGTCTATCGCGTCTTTCAACCGGGGAAGGAGCTTGATACCATCTTCCGCCGCCCATCGGGCCACACCGGGATCAGTCGAAAAACGGGTGAACCCGCAACTCGCCACGCAACACTGAACCCGTCCATCAGTCGCGGCCAGCATCAGCGCGTTCGTTCCGCCCAGTCCATGGCCGATGACACCGATCCGCGCCGAATCCACCCGACGATCCCCCTCCAGCACGTCCAGCGCATGAAGGTGATCGTCCAGCATTTTGCCTAGTAGAGAAGCCTTCGGATGGTCCTTGTAGAAGAGGTCGGTATTGTAAGCTTCAGACCGGCTCGAAACGCGCTCTCCCGCCGTCACGCTGTCCGGCGCAAGGGTGATATATCCCAGTTCGGCGTAGTGGGCTGCAAAGGCCATCCGGCCGTTTCCCTCCAGTCCAGCGGGCTCGTCCTTTCCCTGTCGGCAGGCCCGATGGCAACACAGGATTGCGGGCGCATCTTCAACCTCCCGGGGCACGAACATCCAGGCCGATACCCGCGTCCAGTCGTCCACAAAATAGTTCACGCGCTGGCGGATGTAGTTCGGAAACTCCAATTCATCCACCACGCTGAGCTGCAAGTCCGCACGTTTGGCGATTCGTTGACCCAGAACCTGATTTACCGATTCCACAATCTCTTTTCGCGCCCGCGACCAACTGGCCGCGTCTTTCAGCGCTCTGAGGTCTACCATGCTGCAATCTCTCCCGGCAAGCGCCCGTGTATCCGAGTAGGTTTTAACCCATGGTCGCCGCGATGTGCAAATGAACACCTCAAAGATCCGGGTCCCCCACCAACCGGAGTCTCGGCACGGTCAAAAAGGGCGGGCACCGACGCTAAACGGCCTGCCCGACCGATTGTCTTACTGTATTCCCACTTTCCGCAATCCCATGTCATGGGTCCGGGGGACCGGAGGCAACTATAATGCTCCCGGCGGTATTCTATATAATGCCGCCATGAACGAGTCCACGCCCCAACCCGATCTTGAAGTTATCGCCCATTATGGGGCGCTGAAAGCCGAACTTCAGCGCCACAACCACCTGTATTACACACAGGCGGCCCCGGAGATAACGGATCAGGCCTTCGACGCGCTCATGCGGGAACTGGAAGCCCTGGAGGCGGCTTACCCCGGACTCCAGGAACCCGATTCACCCACCCTGCGGGTCGGGGGTGCACCCCTGGGCTACTTCGAGACGGCGGCCCATCGTGTTCCCATGCTCTCCATCGACAACACCTACAGCGATGCGGAACTACGGGACTTCGACGCGAGGGTGCGCAAAGGGCTGGACGGTGAGGCCCCCGCCTATGTGGCGGAATTGAAGCTGGACGGTATCGCCATCTCTCTCGTCTACGAGAATCGCGTGCTCGCGCGCGCCGTTACGCGCGGCGACGGGGTCCAGGGTGATGTGATCACGGAGAATGTTCGCACCATAAAAATGCTTCCGTTGCGCCTGCCCGACCACGCGCCGGCCGATCTGGAGGTGCGCGGTGAAGTCTTCATGACCACCCAGGAGCTGAAACGCCTGAACGTGCTACGCGAGGCCGCCGGCGAAGAGCCCTACCGCAACCCGCGCAATACTACGGCCGGTACCTTGAAGCAGTTGGATTCGCGTGAAGTGGCGAAACGCAGTCTTTCCATAAACCTCTATGACATTGTGCCTCAGGAAGACCAGACGCCGATATCTCATCAGGAGACCCTGGCCCTGCTGAAGTCCTGCGGGCTGCCGGTAAACGAGCACAGCCGACCCTGTGCGGATATTGAGGAGGCCATCGCCGTCTGCGCGGAATGGTCCACACGCCGCTTCGACCTCGACTATGAGATCGACGGCATGGTCATTAAAGTGGACGATCCCGAGCAGCGCAAGCGTCTGGGCACCCGTTCCAAGTCGCCGCGCTGGGTGATTGCCTACAAATTTCCGGCGGAAGTGGGCCGCACCCTTCTGCGCGATATTACCGTTCAAGTGGGCAAGTCCGGCGCGTTGACCCCGGTGGCCGAGTTGGACCCCGTCCCCCTGGCGGGTACCATCGTCAAACGCGCTTCCCTCTACAACTTCGAAGATTTGGCCAAGAAAGACCTGCGCATCGGCGATACGGTCGAAGTGCAGAAGGCGGGCGAGATCATTCCCCAGGTGCTCCGCTTTGTGCCCGAACTGCGCGCCCCGGACAGTGTCCCCTACCCCATTCCCACGGCCTGTCCCGAATGCCGAACCGAGGCCCACAAGGATCCGGACGACGCGGTGCTGCGCTGCCTCAATCTGGCCTGCCCCGCCCAGGTGAAGGAACGCCTGACCCACTTCGCCAGTCGCGCCGCCATGGATATCGAGGGGCTGGGCCCGGCGCTGATTGAGCAGCTCGTAAACCGGGCAAACGTCCACGATCCGGCGGATCTCTACCAGCTTGATGCGGCGACGCTGTCGAACTTGGAGCGCATGGCGGCGAAATCGGCCAACAATCTTGTGACGGCGATTGAAGCGAGCAAATCACGCACCCTGAAGCACCTGCTTTATGGTCTGGGCATTCGCCACGTGGGCAGCCGACTGGCGGAGATTCTGGCGGAGCACTTCGGCTCCATGGACGCACTCATGGCCGCCCAACTTGACGAGTTGAAGGGCGTCGAGGAGGTGGGCGAAGTCGTGGCGCAAAGCGTGGTGGATTTCTTTGACCTGCCGGCGAACCAGTCCCTCGTCGCGCGACTTCGTGACAGCGGGCTCTGTATGACCGAGCAACGGCGCGACGCTTCGGAAATGAATGAGCACATCGCAGGAAAAACCTTTGTCGTCACCGGTGCGCTGAGTCAGTTTACCCGGGACGAGATCCACGAGCGGATCAAGGCCCTCGGCGGCAAGGCTTCCGGCAGCATCAGCGCAAAGACGGATTACCTCATCGCGGGTGAAAAAGCGGGCTCCAAACTTGCCAAGGCCGAGTCCCTCGGGGTGCCCGTGCTCACCGAAGACGATTTCCAGCGCATGCTTGGCGGGTCTTCATGAACCCCCTCCATATTCAAGCACCGCCCACCCTCGATCGGGAGAGCGGAAAGGCCCTGTGGGAACGAATCCTGAAGCAACCTCTGGAGAAAGGCGCTCAGGTCTCTCTCGATCTCGGCGACACGACGGTCATGGACTCTCTCGGGGGCGCGTGGCTGGTCAAGATTGCCGAGCACCTGGACCGGAAGGACGCGCGACTCCGCCTGGAAGGCCATTCCGGCAAGGTGGCGGAGATGGTGAACATGGTGGAACCCGCGCTCCTGCCCCGCCCCCGCAACACGGGTCCACGCCCCGGATTCTTTGAAACCTTTGGCGGCCATGCCATCGAATGGTATACAGAATTCAAAGATTTTGTGGAACTGTGCATAGACGCGATCTACTGGACCATCCTCGCGCCGCTGGAGGGTCGGGGTTTTCGCTGGGGTATCCTTATCGACGAAATTCACGAGATGGGTGTCCGGGCCATCCAGATTGTCTGCCTCATGAACTTCCTGCTCGGGCTGATCATCGCCATGCTCATGGCGAAGCAGGCGGAGTCCTACGGCATCTCCATTTTTGTGGCCGATATCATCATGATCGGCTTCGCGCGCGAACTGGCCGCCATTATGACGGCCGTGGTGGTCTCGGCACGCACCGGAGCCGCCATCGCCGCCGAGATCGCCACCATGCAGGTACAGGAAGAGATCGACGCCCTTCGCGGTATGGGCCTGAACGTCAACCAGTTTCTCGTTGCCCCCAAGCTGCTTTCCCTGCTGATTGTTCTGCCCTGCCTCGTTGCCCTTGGCATGGTGTCGGGAATCTTCGGCGGGGCCCTCTGGGGCGTCTATGTGCTCGGTTTTCAGCCCTCCATCTGGTTCAATCAGACGCTGAACTCCGCCCACATGGGCGATCTCTTCCAGGGTTTCTCCAAGACCATCATTTTCTCCCTCGGTATCGTGCTCATCGGCTGCCACAACGGTTTTCGGGTTTCCGGCGGTTCCCGCGGTGTGGGCCTCATGACCACCCGCGCCGTCGTGATGGACATTTTCATGTTGATCACGTGCGACATCGTGTTTGCGGCCATCTTCTACTACGTGTGGCCCTGATATGGACAGGCACGGCGAGACAGTGCGGGCCACGCCCATCATCGAGGTGAAGAATCTCATCACCTACTACGGGGAAACCCTTATCCTGGATGATGTCTCCTGCGCCGTCTACCCGGGCGAGATCTTCGTCATCATCGGCGGCAGCGGATGCGGCAAGACCACCCTGCTGCGCCACATGTGCGGCCTCCTCCGGGCGAGTGCGGGCAGCATTGTCTATCGAGACCAGGATCTCACCCGCCTCGACGAGGAAGAATTGGCGGTTCTGCAGCGGACCATCGGGATCGCCTTTCAATCAAGCGGACTGTTCAACTCCATGACCGTCGGCGACAACGTCGCCCTCCCCCTGAGGGAATACGGCAATATGGATGAGGAATTGATCGAGGCGGTCGTGCGCATGAAGCTGAGCTTTGTGGGGCTGGGCGACTCCGCCCATCTCATGCCCAGCGAGCTTTCCGGAGGCATGCGCAAGCGGGCGGGCCTCGCGCGGGCCATCGCGCTGGATCCTCCACTGGTCTTTTTCGATGAACCCTCCGCGGGGCTTGACCCCATCATGGCGGCGGGGCTTGATCGCCTTATCCTGGACATGCGAAAGCTCCTCGGGCTCACGTTCGTCATCGTGACCCACGAGCTCGATTCCATCCGGGAAGTGGCCGACCGAATTCTCATGCTCGACCGGGGCAAAGTCATCTTTACGGGCACCCTGGAGGAGGCTGAAAGCACCCGCGTGGAACGGGTGCGACAGCTCTTCGACCGTCGGCCCGATGAATTCATCGCGCAGCGAAACGTATAGTCGCGCCGCTTCGGCGCTCACCATAAATTCAGGAGGCGGGTATGGCCACCAGAAAAGTCAAAGCGAAGGTAGGCGTCTTCCTCGTGATGTGTTTTTCACTCATCGCGGCGGCCCTCAGTTACATTTCCGGCACCTACACCGAACAGGGTGTACCCTACTGGCTCGAGTTTAAGGACTCGGTGCTGGGCGTCTATGAAGGCGGTATCGTTCAGTATCTCGGTGTGCCCGTGGGAAAAGTCACCAACATTTCCGTGACCGCATCCAATCAGGCCCACATCGAAATAGCCATCAACCCCGCCAAGATCAAACTCCGTCAAGGCGTGCAAGGCCAGCTTGTCCTCTACAGCCTCGCCGCGGGCACCATGGCCATCGAACTCTCGGGCGGGAACCCGGAGGAAGGCGCCCTGCCGCCCGGAAGCCAGATACCGGCACGGCCTTCCGCATTCGCGTCGATCAGCACGAAAGTGGAAGAATTGATGGACGACGTTTCAGTCATTGTCGGAAAAGTTGAGACCGGACTCAGCGGCATGGAGCCGGGAGCGCTCACCAACATCCTCGCACGCGTGGATACGATCCTGGCGGAAGCCGAGGGGCTCGCCACCGAAGCGAAGTCCACGCTGGCGGCGGCGCGCGGCACGATGGAATCCCTCGAGGGAAAAATTGAGCCCGTCACCAGCGAAGTCATCGCCCTCAGCCAGAACATACGCTCGACATCGGACGAAGCGGGCGCATTTCTGTCCGTTGCACGGGAAAAGACCGAAGAGCTGGACGTGAAGGCCCTTGGGTCGAAGCTGGACACCGTGCTGGAACAAATCGCCACGCTGACAATGCAATTGAACGGATCCGTCGCAAAGCTCGACTCGTCTTCGGCGACCATGCTTCATGAAGCCGACAACATCGAATACAGCTTCCGCAATACC is a window of Candidatus Hydrogenedentota bacterium DNA encoding:
- a CDS encoding DUF3488 domain-containing protein codes for the protein MDSPHTPLLRRSTSVFVFAGYLALAAVPQVGPAILLIPILALSFWRTGERLDANHPIYGVLSRAITIAYFCFLPLSLVELDLLPTVVMLVIYIQCYTLVHVKQVRNYYHLFLMSLFLLLAACVLTPDPIIGLILLIFLVSAVWANMALRIVMEELACGKGSDVELVSLDYMLHHAYRDQPQDKGSSMPAVAASLSVAVIVFTTLWFFLTPRIEAGVLGRNQVDNQTVGVGDTVDLESGGLISDDQTPVMLVQFPDEPDGQIQNIDWLYWRVTTQNTYGDNRWDNMPVRLLEPGVKNLSQGQRNENGEVRRLERFMRPNATVVHQVVYMDDVPRNGVPVLDLVQRVRVDDKAKGIEVVWGRDNDFTVRLRKEGSRRLNYEAWSEVGEPDMEELRKIPLDFSEMDPTDLEVLTLSPLSEESIELARNLMQDRPTLYDKVLSIQNFLSGPDFLYSLDDSATQGRSVIDEFVLRDRKGHCEKFATAMALLVRSQGIPARVVLGYRGGEWNDSDRTYTIRANMAHLWVEVWFPTAGWIKFDPSPRSDDAPGSGLSRLTMLASRGLLKAKMFWFREVVGFDRAAQVERLQNFSIGVIQGFRGKTETADGEQVTGTMGMLGFVTPLIVLTGLLVGLVLAIVRVRWVPLPRNLPLNAQQLRVVRLYLLLRRHLQRFGVVCAGKTAEELCAELHGPRWGAPAEALRTIELYNQVRFGNLTPDALDLSALRRSVLAIRPVED
- a CDS encoding DUF58 domain-containing protein yields the protein MSKPTVNKKRKVRMRATGWGFCIILFPILLAAWNTGANLLYIVVGGLISFVVLSACCAFLALRDVELQRNAPKAAYRKQPFQVHLRIENRRRWFSAISVRIERSGATTAALGYVLKIPPGQAARLAVEEVQDRRGLYILEPYRLVTGFPFGLIETSVQFEDTAEILVYPRVYPVRTNALERIPTASQASTQASEDGDEFFALREYIVGDDIRRIVWRISARMGKWIVRELARYNSRLVILALDTTMDPSQENFNDSFEEAVELTASVAIMLLRRRYEVSIVTPEVFLAGGEGKGHERHVLRMLAQVAPTDGAQPFSEKLAALDVVDSMVFHVSPDPDKWGTQARHGRVLDPRELVHG
- a CDS encoding MoxR family ATPase, yielding MDPNVAAQIQKLLDNMEQVVYGKHEVVKMCVIGLLARGHILIEDVPGIGKTTIAQSIARSLDCTFNRVQFTSDMLPSDIIGVSMLDPKTNDFEFRKGPIFASIVLADEVNRTPPKTQSALLEAMSENQISIDGRTYPLPQPFMVLATQNPIEYEGTYVLPESQLDRFSLRVEMGYPPPADEIRIMRRRNPQKAIHDLDPVLTVEEILALQERVGEIIVDDSVARYMLAIVQGTRTHEQVQLGASPRGSLAFYEVCQARALVEGRDYVTPGDVKEMAVPVLSHRLLVKSRGADLSMAAQERARVIREILKRTEVPV
- a CDS encoding dienelactone hydrolase family protein; this translates as MVDLRALKDAASWSRARKEIVESVNQVLGQRIAKRADLQLSVVDELEFPNYIRQRVNYFVDDWTRVSAWMFVPREVEDAPAILCCHRACRQGKDEPAGLEGNGRMAFAAHYAELGYITLAPDSVTAGERVSSRSEAYNTDLFYKDHPKASLLGKMLDDHLHALDVLEGDRRVDSARIGVIGHGLGGTNALMLAATDGRVQCCVASCGFTRFSTDPGVARWAAEDGIKLLPRLKDAIDSGQFEFDWEHLLAMAAPSALLVITALGDSAYANPESCGDAVEQVERLYKYFGAPRAIEHFTHDDGDQMTYEGLDAADDWFERWL
- the ligA gene encoding NAD-dependent DNA ligase LigA, which codes for MNESTPQPDLEVIAHYGALKAELQRHNHLYYTQAAPEITDQAFDALMRELEALEAAYPGLQEPDSPTLRVGGAPLGYFETAAHRVPMLSIDNTYSDAELRDFDARVRKGLDGEAPAYVAELKLDGIAISLVYENRVLARAVTRGDGVQGDVITENVRTIKMLPLRLPDHAPADLEVRGEVFMTTQELKRLNVLREAAGEEPYRNPRNTTAGTLKQLDSREVAKRSLSINLYDIVPQEDQTPISHQETLALLKSCGLPVNEHSRPCADIEEAIAVCAEWSTRRFDLDYEIDGMVIKVDDPEQRKRLGTRSKSPRWVIAYKFPAEVGRTLLRDITVQVGKSGALTPVAELDPVPLAGTIVKRASLYNFEDLAKKDLRIGDTVEVQKAGEIIPQVLRFVPELRAPDSVPYPIPTACPECRTEAHKDPDDAVLRCLNLACPAQVKERLTHFASRAAMDIEGLGPALIEQLVNRANVHDPADLYQLDAATLSNLERMAAKSANNLVTAIEASKSRTLKHLLYGLGIRHVGSRLAEILAEHFGSMDALMAAQLDELKGVEEVGEVVAQSVVDFFDLPANQSLVARLRDSGLCMTEQRRDASEMNEHIAGKTFVVTGALSQFTRDEIHERIKALGGKASGSISAKTDYLIAGEKAGSKLAKAESLGVPVLTEDDFQRMLGGSS
- a CDS encoding ABC transporter permease; protein product: MNPLHIQAPPTLDRESGKALWERILKQPLEKGAQVSLDLGDTTVMDSLGGAWLVKIAEHLDRKDARLRLEGHSGKVAEMVNMVEPALLPRPRNTGPRPGFFETFGGHAIEWYTEFKDFVELCIDAIYWTILAPLEGRGFRWGILIDEIHEMGVRAIQIVCLMNFLLGLIIAMLMAKQAESYGISIFVADIIMIGFARELAAIMTAVVVSARTGAAIAAEIATMQVQEEIDALRGMGLNVNQFLVAPKLLSLLIVLPCLVALGMVSGIFGGALWGVYVLGFQPSIWFNQTLNSAHMGDLFQGFSKTIIFSLGIVLIGCHNGFRVSGGSRGVGLMTTRAVVMDIFMLITCDIVFAAIFYYVWP
- a CDS encoding ABC transporter ATP-binding protein codes for the protein MDRHGETVRATPIIEVKNLITYYGETLILDDVSCAVYPGEIFVIIGGSGCGKTTLLRHMCGLLRASAGSIVYRDQDLTRLDEEELAVLQRTIGIAFQSSGLFNSMTVGDNVALPLREYGNMDEELIEAVVRMKLSFVGLGDSAHLMPSELSGGMRKRAGLARAIALDPPLVFFDEPSAGLDPIMAAGLDRLILDMRKLLGLTFVIVTHELDSIREVADRILMLDRGKVIFTGTLEEAESTRVERVRQLFDRRPDEFIAQRNV
- a CDS encoding MCE family protein; the encoded protein is MATRKVKAKVGVFLVMCFSLIAAALSYISGTYTEQGVPYWLEFKDSVLGVYEGGIVQYLGVPVGKVTNISVTASNQAHIEIAINPAKIKLRQGVQGQLVLYSLAAGTMAIELSGGNPEEGALPPGSQIPARPSAFASISTKVEELMDDVSVIVGKVETGLSGMEPGALTNILARVDTILAEAEGLATEAKSTLAAARGTMESLEGKIEPVTSEVIALSQNIRSTSDEAGAFLSVAREKTEELDVKALGSKLDTVLEQIATLTMQLNGSVAKLDSSSATMLHEADNIEYSFRNTLTTTAETLLELEALIGQLKQDPSSLVRGKAKIKE